From a single Oncorhynchus tshawytscha isolate Ot180627B linkage group LG29, Otsh_v2.0, whole genome shotgun sequence genomic region:
- the LOC112245408 gene encoding coiled-coil domain-containing protein 106-like, with protein MSSVWQQEPIVYSPSVEIDSSTVRRKARVGSSQHWLKQEHDLEVVKWESMTSGATSDVEQDNTPSSAVSTASQPEGSLPPRVMLTITKLQCMLESKQERIAALERQVEDLQQDRKFLRSQIENLTSQRSVPTFTTTATSAAEAPKAGKSLYSEPKPRKRERVASSSSSFSNESGSEMSVSTVMSGASSDHKKRRHHKDRRRGKKGKDYSRKRATGVQYVIHRYKQVLSAFIKKKSMSGAFRHYGIDRNTIANTASIAELYLAAKETLPLVGMFRPREETLVSYAQKCALVIETDVALARKIEQMKATGELLPITVKKARVMHSAHQQLGGTAESLLMG; from the exons ATGTCCTCTGTGTGGCAACAGGAGCCGATAGTGTACTCCCCCAGTGTAGAGATCGATTCTAGTACCGTGAGGAGGAAGGCCCGGGTGGGTTCCTCACAGCACTGGCTAAAGCAAGAGCATGACCTGGAAGTTGTCAAGTGGGAGAGCATGACCTCTGGAGCAACTAGCGATGTGGAGCAGGACAACACACCCAGCAGTGCTGTATCCA CGGCCTCCCAGCCTGAGGGAAGCCTGCCTCCCCGGGTCATGCTGACCATCACCAAGCTGCAGTGCATGCTGGAAAGTAAACAGGAGCGCATTGCTGCCCtggagagacaggtggaggacCTGCAGCAGGACAGGAAGTTCCTCAGGAGCCAGATTGAGAACCTGACCAGCCAGCGCTCTGTCCCAACCTTCACTACCACCGCCACTTCAGCCGCTGAAG CACCTAAAGCGGGGAAGTCACTGTATTCCGAACCCAAACcccggaagagagagagggttgcaTCATCCAGCTCTTCCTTCAGTAATGAAAGTGGCTCAGAAATGTCTGTCTCCACCGTTATGTCCGGAGCCTCGAGCGACCACAAGAAGCGGAGACACCacaaggacaggaggagaggaaagaaagggaaagaCTACAGCAGGAAGAGAG ccaCTGGCGTCCAGTACGTGATCCACCGCTACAAACAAGTCCTCTCGGCCTTCATCAAGAAGAAGAGCATGAGTGGCGCTTTCCGTCACTACGGCATCGACAGGAACACCATTGCCAACACGGCGTCCATCGCTGAGCTCTACCTGGCAGCCAAGGAAACCCTGCCGCTGGTGGGGATGTTCCGCCCACGAGAGGAGACCCTGGTGAGCTACGCCCAGAAGTGTGCCCTAGTCATTGAGACTGACGTGGCGTTAGCCAGGAAGATTGAGCAGATGAAAGCCACAGGGGAGCTCCTGCCCATCACTGTAAAAAAGGCTAGGGTCATGCACTCTGCTCACCAACAGCTAGGGGGCACTGCTGAGAGCCTGTTAATGGGCTGA